Proteins encoded together in one Chitinophaga varians window:
- a CDS encoding NACHT domain-containing protein — translation MIDLSYDFIMTLQKEVLRRYGVEVMSSADCKNLAQSILDNTTKLVSETTLKRVFGFAVTQHSFSRYTLNTLSQYCRFKDWEDFQQHHYQLLNSASRSNQQLDTRRWDELKTKADAVSHYTILTLKNRSGIAFPFTVPRTFCNAHIERFLESDYAATALIAPSGWGKSVALVHLAEHFWFCRDARFKHDVCWFIHAHAAGSLLLKGFSLANWLDNQMDLGKGENFREYFSSHFNNKGGRLILIIDGFDEIAVSGDKLKLLYTKLEDFVYSNDRYPWVKVILSIRSSTWSEIFQHSHQYPAFRRYWYLGPEMDEETNINLPALTEQEVKSVLYNHHFDPSTIRMFSESFLQKLRNPYYLQLFCQLNTGPDQNFVDEHLSLFEIVSRFVQNRVFNSQSNAFKIKIIEKLLAQLDYGRSGIYIDKSKLLNQNADLFPAYKELLADNILAEENLSQEIMFHVKVRFAHTFLLEYFVAMHYLQQSNQEINENLLRNILDHLPQSPYRIGVFRWLLRYAITTRQTEGIIKMFHLPLANIEKSHLLEYLVLHYQHEGNNQVELKSIFPAGFFKKNPLNQIINDEFMHFRKRKVLNALLGLAEAREDKLKIRNMLFSMALLQLDAEQCELELNSIKKLYNADEFDGELWVTPYEILLFIYEYLKFGFVNEGIRAKIYQYQQYWGHASRQQMSVAQEIVFRNMGTAFLLMEDYEHLLNFTQRLFQAYPSLPYRKADSFRLMLLLWQAQGHLGMGNIKSAERICRHADQVIKKYSSDYFSGKHLESFQKLLHATVYYNEHEFHKAIRVAEIAIEHAQKLDLKILALMNFALLKNIYRDLNMDKQITDTQQQIELIRNSTSFKQAIPNFAK, via the coding sequence ATGATTGATCTATCCTATGACTTCATCATGACACTGCAGAAAGAAGTATTGCGCAGATACGGTGTTGAAGTCATGTCATCGGCAGATTGCAAAAATCTGGCTCAGTCCATATTGGATAACACCACCAAACTGGTGAGTGAGACAACGCTCAAAAGGGTATTCGGATTTGCTGTTACACAACACAGCTTTTCGCGCTACACATTGAACACGCTCTCACAATATTGCCGGTTTAAGGACTGGGAGGATTTTCAGCAACATCATTATCAATTGCTCAACAGCGCCAGTCGCAGCAACCAGCAACTGGACACACGGAGATGGGATGAACTGAAAACCAAAGCGGATGCAGTATCCCACTACACTATCCTGACGCTTAAAAACCGTTCGGGAATAGCATTCCCGTTTACTGTTCCCCGAACGTTCTGTAATGCGCACATTGAGCGGTTCCTCGAAAGCGACTACGCTGCCACCGCCCTGATAGCCCCTTCAGGATGGGGCAAATCCGTGGCCCTGGTACACCTCGCCGAACACTTCTGGTTCTGCAGGGATGCCCGGTTTAAACACGACGTATGCTGGTTCATCCACGCACACGCCGCCGGCAGCCTGCTGCTCAAAGGCTTCTCCCTCGCCAATTGGCTGGACAACCAGATGGACCTCGGCAAAGGAGAAAACTTCCGCGAATACTTCTCCAGTCACTTTAATAATAAAGGTGGCCGGCTGATACTCATCATCGATGGCTTCGATGAAATCGCCGTTTCAGGAGATAAACTCAAACTATTATATACCAAGCTGGAAGACTTCGTTTATTCGAATGACCGCTACCCCTGGGTGAAAGTCATCCTTTCCATCCGCAGCAGCACCTGGTCAGAGATATTCCAGCACTCCCACCAATATCCGGCCTTCCGCCGGTACTGGTACCTGGGACCGGAAATGGACGAGGAAACAAACATCAACCTGCCCGCCCTCACGGAACAGGAAGTGAAGTCTGTGCTCTATAACCACCATTTTGACCCGTCCACCATCCGGATGTTCTCAGAGAGCTTCCTGCAGAAATTACGGAACCCGTATTACCTCCAGCTTTTCTGTCAGCTTAATACCGGACCAGACCAGAACTTTGTGGATGAACACCTCAGCCTGTTCGAGATCGTGTCGCGGTTTGTACAGAACCGCGTCTTCAACTCACAAAGCAATGCCTTTAAAATAAAGATCATAGAAAAGCTGCTGGCACAACTCGACTATGGCCGCAGCGGCATCTATATCGACAAGAGCAAACTGCTTAATCAAAACGCCGATCTGTTCCCTGCCTATAAGGAACTACTGGCAGATAACATCCTTGCGGAGGAAAACCTCAGCCAGGAAATCATGTTCCATGTAAAAGTGCGCTTCGCCCATACGTTCCTGCTGGAATACTTCGTAGCGATGCATTACCTCCAGCAAAGCAATCAGGAAATCAACGAAAACCTGCTGCGGAACATACTCGACCATCTGCCACAATCTCCTTACCGCATCGGGGTGTTCCGCTGGCTGCTCCGCTATGCGATCACCACCCGGCAAACGGAAGGCATCATCAAAATGTTCCATCTCCCGCTGGCAAACATCGAAAAATCACATCTGCTCGAATATCTCGTGCTTCATTATCAGCATGAAGGCAACAACCAGGTGGAACTGAAATCGATCTTCCCCGCAGGATTCTTCAAAAAGAACCCGCTCAACCAGATCATCAATGATGAATTCATGCACTTCCGCAAACGAAAAGTGCTGAATGCCCTGCTGGGACTGGCCGAAGCCCGGGAAGACAAACTCAAGATCCGCAACATGCTTTTCAGCATGGCATTGCTTCAGCTGGACGCAGAACAGTGCGAGCTGGAACTCAACAGCATCAAAAAGCTGTACAACGCAGATGAATTTGACGGAGAACTGTGGGTAACCCCTTACGAAATACTCCTCTTTATATATGAGTATCTCAAATTCGGTTTTGTGAACGAAGGCATCCGCGCCAAGATATACCAGTACCAACAGTATTGGGGCCATGCTTCCCGGCAGCAAATGTCTGTGGCACAGGAAATCGTATTCCGTAACATGGGCACCGCTTTCCTGCTGATGGAAGATTATGAGCACCTGCTCAACTTCACCCAGCGATTGTTCCAGGCATACCCGTCACTGCCTTACCGCAAAGCGGACTCCTTCCGCCTGATGCTGCTGCTATGGCAGGCGCAGGGGCATCTGGGAATGGGCAATATCAAATCTGCGGAAAGGATCTGCCGGCACGCCGACCAGGTCATCAAAAAATACTCCTCCGACTATTTCAGCGGAAAACACCTGGAATCATTCCAGAAACTGCTGCATGCCACGGTATATTATAATGAACACGAGTTCCATAAAGCGATCCGTGTGGCCGAAATAGCCATTGAACATGCACAGAAACTGGACCTGAAAATACTGGCGCTGATGAACTTCGCCCTGCTGAAGAACATTTACCGCGACCTGAACATGGACAAACAGATCACAGACACGCAACAACAAATAGAATTAATTCGCAACAGCACCTCCTTTAAACAGGCCATTCCAAATTTTGCGAAGTGA
- a CDS encoding transglutaminase-like domain-containing protein: protein MAIDESKYSTSTQLLLNILSLLTLAPLAPFINRFLPPIVAGGFHIDLAVSFLISLLIVFALRWVFRPLIIPAFLVVCSVLLINKYRDDYTFTNVLNDYKGMVQGNWGTKDSKQLDILSLYPRRVESYRDKTVRGIREKVNYQDSVVRNFSVKHSLDFYDEYFYKYGKITRFLSLFRYINGNFKYVLDSRRDEYFATPQETIQNGLGGDCDDHSILMTSCLQSIGARCRIVLIKGHAYPELYCGDKEDFEIMKQAIITLFPKPVIKELYYHELKGEYWINLDYTARHPGGPYMNDKVYGLIEL, encoded by the coding sequence ATGGCCATTGATGAAAGTAAATATTCAACGTCTACGCAATTGTTGCTCAATATATTGAGCCTGCTGACGTTGGCACCACTCGCACCTTTTATAAACCGGTTCCTCCCGCCCATTGTAGCGGGAGGCTTCCATATAGACCTGGCTGTGTCTTTCCTGATCAGCCTTCTGATAGTATTTGCCCTGAGATGGGTTTTCCGGCCTTTGATTATCCCCGCTTTCCTGGTGGTGTGCAGCGTGCTGCTGATCAACAAATATCGTGATGACTATACTTTCACGAATGTATTGAACGACTACAAAGGCATGGTGCAAGGCAACTGGGGCACAAAAGACAGCAAGCAGCTGGACATCCTCAGCTTGTACCCCCGTCGCGTGGAAAGCTACCGCGACAAAACCGTGCGGGGCATCAGGGAAAAAGTCAATTACCAGGACTCCGTGGTCCGCAACTTCTCCGTGAAGCACTCACTGGACTTTTACGACGAGTATTTTTATAAATACGGGAAGATCACCCGTTTCCTGTCTCTCTTCCGGTATATCAACGGCAATTTTAAATATGTCCTGGATTCCCGTCGTGACGAATATTTCGCCACGCCGCAGGAAACGATCCAGAATGGCCTTGGTGGCGACTGTGACGATCACTCCATCCTGATGACCTCCTGTCTTCAATCCATTGGGGCCCGCTGCCGTATCGTACTGATCAAAGGGCACGCCTATCCTGAGCTGTACTGCGGCGACAAAGAAGATTTTGAGATCATGAAGCAGGCCATTATCACCTTGTTTCCCAAACCCGTAATCAAAGAACTCTATTACCACGAATTGAAAGGGGAGTACTGGATCAACCTGGATTATACCGCCAGACATCCAGGCGGACCTTACATGAATGATAAAGTTTATGGGTTGATTGAGCTCTGA
- a CDS encoding chloride channel protein: MSKYSRIRKHHGFFRFKRDFEQYSLRKAKSYELLLHWLHSKLNRSQFLLLSGILVGCSAGLAGVVLKMLVHYIHYVITYKVHFSTQVIFYVVFPFLGIVLTTLIVIFFFKGQSRKGIPAILHEIAQNSSLIPPVKMYSQILQSAVTVGLGGSAGLESPIAVTGAALGSNYARTYSLGYKERTLLLAAGATAGIASAFNAPIAGMMFAFEILLTGVVFSDFMPLVVAAVCGSLLSKIILQEEVLFHFESRTPFNYHNVPFYIVLGLLCGFYARYFVVLSKKVEHFFKHLQWSALRKAMLGGVLVSILCVAMPPLFGEGYTVVKSLAGGHGETILQNSFFGYFPPQSWMLLVFTGCVCLLKAFATSITIQSGGNGGNFAPSLFAGGFLGFFFAMLCSQIGFTDVPVTNLVIVGMAGVMAGVMYAPLTAIFLIAESSSGYDLFIPLMIVSTTSYLMAKWFSPISPELTELAKEGKVFTKAHDNNILLMLKMQDLVEQDIQRVDISSSLRELIELVKDGHRNIIAVVSQQDKLEGIITLDDIRPIMFSPDLYDTITVKKLMKAPPAVVSLKDNITLVLKKFDEAHVWNLPVVQDKRLMGFVSKSRILNKYRLLLQEYSEG, from the coding sequence ATGAGTAAATATAGCCGTATCCGGAAGCACCATGGTTTTTTCAGGTTTAAACGGGATTTTGAACAATACAGCCTCCGCAAAGCCAAAAGCTATGAGCTGCTTCTACACTGGCTTCACAGCAAACTGAACCGTAGTCAGTTCCTGCTGCTGTCCGGTATTCTCGTGGGCTGCTCTGCCGGCCTGGCAGGAGTGGTGCTCAAAATGCTGGTACACTATATCCACTACGTTATTACCTACAAGGTACACTTCAGTACCCAGGTGATCTTTTACGTTGTCTTTCCCTTTCTGGGGATTGTACTGACCACCCTGATCGTTATTTTCTTTTTCAAGGGTCAGTCCCGCAAAGGGATTCCGGCCATTCTGCACGAAATTGCGCAAAACTCCAGCCTTATCCCCCCGGTGAAAATGTATTCGCAGATACTGCAAAGTGCCGTCACCGTTGGCCTGGGTGGCTCTGCCGGGCTGGAAAGCCCTATTGCCGTTACCGGCGCGGCACTGGGCTCGAACTATGCCCGGACGTATTCCCTGGGGTACAAAGAGAGGACGTTGCTGCTGGCCGCTGGCGCTACAGCGGGTATTGCCTCTGCCTTTAACGCCCCCATCGCCGGGATGATGTTTGCCTTTGAAATTTTACTGACAGGCGTTGTGTTTTCCGATTTCATGCCATTGGTGGTGGCCGCCGTCTGCGGCAGCCTGTTATCGAAGATCATTCTCCAGGAAGAAGTGCTCTTTCATTTTGAATCACGCACCCCCTTCAACTATCATAACGTACCTTTTTATATTGTCCTCGGCCTGCTGTGCGGTTTCTACGCGCGTTACTTTGTGGTGTTATCGAAGAAAGTAGAACATTTCTTTAAGCACCTGCAATGGAGCGCGTTGCGTAAAGCCATGCTGGGTGGCGTATTGGTGTCCATCCTTTGCGTGGCGATGCCGCCGTTGTTCGGCGAGGGCTACACGGTCGTAAAATCATTGGCCGGAGGTCATGGCGAAACCATTCTGCAAAACAGCTTCTTCGGGTACTTCCCACCACAAAGCTGGATGCTGCTGGTATTCACCGGTTGCGTATGCCTGCTGAAAGCGTTTGCCACGTCCATCACCATCCAGAGCGGTGGCAATGGGGGCAATTTTGCGCCCTCCCTTTTTGCCGGCGGGTTCCTGGGATTCTTTTTTGCGATGCTCTGTTCTCAGATAGGTTTCACTGATGTACCGGTCACCAATCTCGTAATTGTAGGCATGGCTGGCGTGATGGCGGGTGTGATGTATGCTCCGCTGACTGCCATTTTCCTGATTGCAGAATCCAGCTCCGGGTATGATTTGTTTATCCCCCTGATGATTGTTTCCACCACTTCGTACCTGATGGCCAAATGGTTTTCCCCTATCTCACCAGAGCTTACCGAGCTGGCCAAAGAAGGTAAAGTCTTTACCAAAGCGCACGACAACAACATCCTGCTGATGCTGAAGATGCAGGACCTCGTGGAACAGGACATCCAGCGGGTGGATATCAGCAGCAGTCTGCGGGAGCTGATAGAACTCGTGAAAGACGGGCACCGTAATATCATTGCCGTTGTAAGTCAGCAGGACAAACTGGAAGGCATCATCACGCTCGATGACATTCGTCCCATCATGTTCAGTCCGGACCTATATGATACCATCACGGTTAAGAAATTAATGAAAGCTCCGCCGGCAGTAGTATCTTTAAAAGACAACATTACGCTGGTGCTCAAAAAATTTGATGAGGCACATGTTTGGAACTTGCCGGTAGTGCAGGACAAAAGGCTGATGGGGTTTGTTTCCAAATCACGTATACTGAATAAGTACCGGTTATTGTTACAGGAATATTCCGAAGGATAG
- a CDS encoding NAD(P)H-dependent oxidoreductase, which translates to MARVLINFAHPALEKSRVHKQLLATIRGIKGITINDLYEWYPDLDIDVAREQQLLEKHDIILLQHPFYWYSAPAIIKQWLDLVLEHGWAYGHTGKALQGKYFGNVISAGSSERNYQPEGIHQYPVHQFLLPYSQTAALCNMQYAAPYVIYGVHRMDIEDIRTAAEQYRHMLELLRDDKIDPAALPRLTYMNEALQLPSQTRSI; encoded by the coding sequence ATGGCGCGGGTATTAATCAATTTTGCACATCCTGCATTGGAAAAATCCAGGGTGCATAAGCAGCTGCTGGCCACCATCAGGGGTATCAAGGGTATTACCATCAACGATTTGTATGAATGGTACCCGGATCTTGACATTGACGTGGCCAGGGAACAGCAATTGCTCGAAAAGCATGATATCATTCTCTTACAGCATCCTTTTTACTGGTATAGTGCTCCGGCCATTATCAAGCAGTGGCTGGACCTGGTGCTGGAACACGGCTGGGCATACGGACATACCGGCAAAGCTTTGCAGGGAAAGTATTTCGGCAATGTGATTTCTGCCGGAAGCTCAGAAAGAAACTATCAGCCTGAAGGCATCCATCAGTATCCGGTACATCAGTTTCTGTTGCCGTATTCACAGACCGCTGCATTGTGCAACATGCAATATGCCGCTCCTTATGTGATTTACGGCGTACACCGCATGGACATAGAAGATATACGTACGGCTGCGGAGCAATACCGTCATATGCTGGAGTTGCTGCGCGACGACAAGATAGATCCGGCAGCCCTGCCACGGCTGACTTACATGAACGAGGCATTACAACTTCCATCCCAAACCCGCTCCATATGA
- a CDS encoding monovalent cation:proton antiporter-2 (CPA2) family protein, with amino-acid sequence MNQHSLLFQSMVYLAAAIVFVPLAKKMGLGAVLGYLIAGVIIGPSVMGFIGKEGEDIMHFAEFGVVMMLFLIGMELEPTLLWRLRTSILGLGGLQVLGSAAAIAGLAYLLGQPFNASLALGMILSLSSTAIVLQTLNEKGWMGTAAGQSAFSVLLFQDIAVIPMLAIFPLLASGAANTADLHESSLRDNLPAWGQTLVVLGAVASIIIAGRYLVNPLMRIIARTRVRELFTAMALLMVVAIAVLMNLVGLSSALGAFLGGVVLANSEYRHELESDIEPFKGLLLGLFFIAVGASIDFTLIMEEPLLIFGLVLGLMLIKAAVLMILGKVFKLSTDQNLLFAFALADIGEFAFVLLAFSNQVRLIDARLSAMLTAIVAISMALTPLIMLLYEKVVQPRFTRQIPKQDERSSDEIHEKNPVIIAGFGRFGSMTGRFLRANGIKCTILDMDSDRVDALHNLGIKVYYGDASRYDLLAAAGAADAKLLIVATDQYEQTRQIVELAQKYFPHLQLLVRAQQVEDSFELMDLGVLHIYRETVDTSLRMGADALRMLGARAYHSERAARTFFRQDERTLKGLSATRDDKKQYLISMRERIEEMEKLIASDRIKTWLDEGQGWDPESVRDEVRGEAES; translated from the coding sequence ATGAACCAACATTCGCTGCTATTTCAGTCAATGGTATACCTGGCCGCCGCCATTGTGTTTGTGCCGCTCGCCAAGAAAATGGGGCTGGGCGCCGTATTGGGCTACCTGATAGCCGGCGTGATCATTGGCCCGTCTGTCATGGGCTTCATTGGTAAAGAGGGAGAAGACATTATGCATTTCGCCGAGTTTGGCGTGGTGATGATGTTATTTCTTATCGGGATGGAGCTGGAGCCAACATTGTTATGGCGGTTACGGACATCCATTCTGGGGCTGGGAGGGCTCCAGGTGCTGGGCAGTGCCGCTGCCATCGCCGGTCTGGCTTACCTGCTGGGACAGCCATTCAACGCTTCACTGGCGTTGGGCATGATCCTGTCATTGTCATCAACCGCTATTGTGTTGCAAACGCTCAATGAAAAAGGGTGGATGGGCACTGCCGCGGGGCAGAGCGCCTTTTCCGTGTTGTTGTTCCAGGACATCGCGGTTATCCCGATGCTGGCCATTTTCCCGCTGCTGGCCAGTGGCGCCGCTAATACTGCCGATCTGCATGAATCGTCGTTGCGCGACAATCTTCCGGCATGGGGACAAACACTCGTTGTACTGGGGGCTGTAGCATCTATTATTATTGCCGGCCGTTATCTTGTCAATCCGCTGATGCGTATCATTGCCCGCACGCGTGTAAGGGAACTGTTTACCGCCATGGCCCTGTTAATGGTGGTGGCTATTGCCGTGCTAATGAACCTGGTAGGCTTAAGTTCCGCGCTGGGTGCTTTTCTGGGCGGTGTAGTGCTCGCCAACAGTGAATACCGTCATGAGCTGGAAAGTGACATAGAGCCCTTCAAAGGTTTGCTGCTGGGACTATTTTTCATTGCTGTAGGCGCTTCCATTGATTTTACCCTTATCATGGAAGAGCCGTTGTTGATATTTGGGCTTGTGCTGGGCCTGATGTTAATCAAAGCGGCGGTGTTGATGATATTGGGGAAGGTATTCAAACTAAGTACAGACCAGAACCTGCTGTTTGCTTTTGCGTTGGCCGACATTGGTGAATTTGCCTTTGTGCTGCTGGCTTTCAGCAACCAGGTGAGATTGATCGATGCCAGGCTTTCCGCGATGCTGACCGCTATTGTGGCCATCAGTATGGCGTTGACGCCGCTGATTATGTTATTGTATGAGAAAGTGGTACAGCCGCGGTTTACCCGTCAGATACCGAAGCAGGATGAGCGGTCTTCCGATGAAATACATGAAAAGAACCCGGTGATTATTGCGGGCTTTGGGCGCTTTGGTAGTATGACCGGGCGTTTCCTGCGGGCTAACGGCATCAAATGTACCATCCTTGATATGGATTCCGACAGGGTGGACGCCTTGCATAACCTGGGCATTAAAGTATATTATGGCGATGCCTCCCGGTACGACCTGCTGGCGGCTGCCGGCGCTGCCGACGCCAAACTGCTGATTGTGGCTACTGATCAATATGAGCAGACACGCCAGATCGTGGAACTGGCCCAGAAATATTTTCCGCATTTGCAGCTGCTGGTGAGAGCGCAGCAGGTGGAAGACAGTTTTGAGCTGATGGACCTGGGCGTATTGCATATTTACCGCGAAACGGTGGACACCTCACTGCGCATGGGCGCTGACGCCCTCCGGATGCTCGGTGCACGTGCCTATCACAGCGAAAGGGCGGCGCGGACTTTCTTCCGGCAGGATGAACGGACGCTGAAGGGCTTATCGGCTACGCGCGACGATAAAAAACAATACCTCATCAGTATGCGGGAGCGTATCGAAGAGATGGAGAAACTCATTGCCTCTGACCGTATCAAGACCTGGCTGGACGAAGGGCAGGGCTGGGACCCGGAATCTGTCCGGGATGAAGTTCGCGGTGAAGCAGAAAGCTGA
- a CDS encoding DUF5009 domain-containing protein: MINKLSTGRILSIDAFRGITILVMIFVNSVAGVAGIPSWMQHAHADEDRMTFVDVVFPAFLFIVGMSIPFAINSRLNKGDSFWQLQKHILWRTLGLLVLGVFMVNTGDLNPSATGISRALWALLFYGSVILVWNVYTFKQKWISWMMKGIGAVVLIVLAVIFRGGDDGTHYLTPQWWGILGLIGWAYLYACIIYQLFKGNHSAIFLMIAVCIGYYIVCRQPFAQKSEWSWLASQSGNAAHTAIVLCGMLLTLFYFDEDLGLTGSRLISRVTGFCAVLLIAGAWLRPAYKLSKIQATPSWCLYCAAICVAVFSLLYFLIDVKHFSRWTSFFRPAGANPLLTYILPDIVYFGMIALGLRLPAVLEQGLPGIIWCMCFAVAMLFVVKGLNKLHIRLQL, translated from the coding sequence ATGATCAATAAACTCTCCACCGGCCGTATTCTGTCTATCGATGCTTTCCGTGGAATCACTATCCTGGTAATGATTTTTGTCAACAGCGTTGCCGGCGTTGCCGGTATCCCTTCCTGGATGCAGCACGCTCACGCTGATGAAGACAGGATGACTTTCGTGGACGTGGTGTTCCCTGCCTTCCTCTTTATCGTGGGCATGTCCATCCCTTTCGCTATCAATAGCCGGCTGAATAAAGGCGACAGCTTCTGGCAGTTGCAGAAACATATCCTGTGGCGCACGCTGGGACTATTGGTGCTGGGGGTGTTTATGGTAAATACCGGTGATCTCAACCCTTCGGCAACAGGTATCAGCAGGGCGTTGTGGGCGCTGTTATTTTACGGCAGTGTGATACTGGTTTGGAATGTGTACACTTTTAAACAAAAATGGATCAGCTGGATGATGAAAGGCATCGGTGCTGTTGTCCTGATCGTCCTGGCAGTGATTTTCCGAGGCGGCGATGATGGAACGCATTATCTCACGCCGCAGTGGTGGGGCATACTGGGACTGATCGGTTGGGCATACCTCTATGCCTGCATCATTTACCAGCTCTTTAAAGGAAACCACAGTGCTATCTTCCTGATGATCGCGGTGTGTATCGGTTATTATATTGTATGCAGACAACCCTTTGCCCAAAAAAGCGAATGGAGCTGGCTGGCATCGCAGAGCGGTAATGCAGCACATACAGCCATCGTGTTGTGCGGGATGCTGTTGACTTTGTTTTATTTTGATGAAGACCTGGGACTGACCGGCAGCCGCCTGATATCGAGGGTTACAGGATTTTGTGCGGTGCTGTTGATCGCCGGTGCCTGGTTGAGGCCAGCCTATAAATTATCCAAGATCCAGGCTACACCCAGCTGGTGCCTGTATTGTGCGGCTATTTGTGTGGCCGTTTTTTCACTTTTGTATTTTTTGATAGATGTAAAACATTTCAGCAGATGGACTTCCTTCTTTAGGCCTGCGGGGGCTAATCCACTGCTCACCTATATTCTGCCGGATATTGTGTATTTCGGAATGATAGCATTAGGACTAAGGCTACCGGCTGTTTTAGAGCAGGGCCTGCCTGGCATTATATGGTGTATGTGTTTCGCAGTAGCCATGTTATTTGTGGTAAAAGGACTGAATAAGTTACATATCCGCCTGCAACTGTAA